Proteins from one Deltaproteobacteria bacterium genomic window:
- a CDS encoding KUP/HAK/KT family potassium transporter, protein MVQPNIHLGNHHAMSAHDPGSNHHLLTNKTIALALGALGVVYGDIGTSPLYTIRECFHGQHAIALNQANVYGVMSLVFWSLTVVVSIKYVVFILLADNHGEGGIFALLGLISADRKDFSPRLRSGVIIAGILGAGLLYGDGIITPAISVLSAIEGLEVATKAAEPMVLPLTCGVLILLFLLQRRGTADIGKIFGPVMMVWFVTIATFGIGHIAEEPHILLAIHPVHAYEFFVNNKLHAFVVFGSVVLCLTGGEALYADLGHFGRRAIRLSWMGIAFPSLLCNYFGQGAVLLAHPEMIVNPFYGLVPISLLYPMVGLSTIATVIASQALISGVFSLTQQAIELGFCPRLRIVHKSHEIQGQIYIPGVNYALMLACLGVVIGFRGSSGLAGAYGIAVTGTMTITSILFFFVITRVWNWSLWKAIPLVAVFLIFDISYFGANLLKVIDGGWFALLVAALLTVIMTTWRKGRTELIHKIGTRMPLKLFLEDVARHKIPRVEGTAVFMSVTPEGTSPVLLHNLKHNQILHEKVVLLSILSANIPKVRASQRVKVEDMGQGFYRVVAYNGYMQRPNVPEILKLASKSGLHIDEARTTYFLGRVTIFTTGQSKISHWRKALFAFMSRSAGTPAAYFNLPPDRVVELGAQIQL, encoded by the coding sequence TTGGTACAACCGAATATCCACCTTGGGAATCACCACGCTATGTCTGCCCACGATCCAGGATCCAACCATCACTTGCTCACAAACAAGACAATCGCGCTCGCCCTCGGTGCTCTGGGGGTAGTTTATGGCGACATCGGTACCAGCCCTCTCTACACGATCCGGGAGTGTTTTCACGGACAGCATGCCATTGCTTTAAATCAGGCGAATGTCTATGGAGTAATGTCCCTTGTCTTTTGGTCCCTGACCGTTGTGGTGAGCATTAAATATGTTGTCTTCATACTTCTGGCGGATAACCACGGAGAAGGCGGTATTTTCGCCCTCCTGGGATTAATATCAGCCGACCGAAAAGACTTTTCGCCCCGCCTGCGTTCGGGGGTGATCATCGCCGGAATCCTGGGCGCAGGACTCCTTTATGGAGATGGCATTATCACGCCGGCGATATCCGTCCTTTCAGCCATCGAGGGTCTCGAAGTGGCTACCAAGGCAGCGGAGCCAATGGTCTTACCTCTAACCTGCGGCGTGCTCATCTTGCTCTTTCTTTTACAGCGCCGAGGAACCGCCGACATCGGGAAAATCTTCGGGCCGGTGATGATGGTCTGGTTTGTGACTATCGCCACTTTCGGAATTGGCCACATTGCTGAGGAACCCCATATCTTACTCGCCATACATCCGGTTCATGCCTACGAATTCTTTGTCAACAATAAGCTCCACGCTTTCGTCGTTTTCGGCTCGGTTGTGCTCTGTTTAACCGGCGGCGAAGCCCTTTACGCCGATCTGGGCCATTTTGGGCGCAGAGCCATCCGCCTTTCCTGGATGGGCATAGCTTTCCCCTCTCTGCTTTGCAACTACTTTGGCCAGGGAGCGGTCCTCCTGGCACATCCTGAAATGATCGTCAATCCCTTTTACGGGTTGGTGCCAATTTCTCTCCTTTATCCCATGGTGGGTCTCTCCACCATCGCTACCGTGATTGCCTCCCAGGCGTTAATTTCCGGTGTTTTCTCGTTGACTCAACAGGCGATTGAGCTTGGATTTTGCCCCCGTCTTCGGATTGTCCACAAATCGCACGAAATCCAGGGCCAGATTTATATTCCGGGAGTGAATTACGCCTTGATGCTCGCCTGCTTAGGCGTTGTAATTGGTTTCCGTGGGTCTAGTGGCCTGGCCGGGGCTTATGGGATTGCTGTTACGGGAACGATGACCATCACATCCATTCTGTTCTTTTTCGTGATTACCCGTGTTTGGAACTGGTCACTTTGGAAAGCGATTCCCCTGGTTGCTGTCTTTCTCATCTTCGATATCTCTTACTTTGGAGCCAATCTCCTGAAAGTCATAGACGGAGGCTGGTTCGCGCTTCTTGTGGCTGCGCTCCTCACGGTCATCATGACCACATGGAGAAAAGGGCGCACGGAACTTATCCATAAAATTGGCACAAGGATGCCCTTGAAGCTCTTCCTGGAGGACGTTGCCAGGCATAAAATTCCGCGGGTAGAGGGTACAGCGGTATTCATGTCTGTTACCCCTGAGGGTACGTCACCGGTTCTTCTGCATAATCTTAAGCATAATCAGATTCTTCATGAAAAGGTTGTCCTCCTCTCGATCCTTTCCGCCAATATTCCAAAGGTCCGGGCGAGCCAACGGGTAAAAGTCGAGGATATGGGTCAGGGATTTTATCGAGTTGTGGCCTACAATGGCTATATGCAAAGACCGAATGTGCCGGAGATTTTGAAGCTGGCATCCAAATCTGGCCTGCATATCGACGAAGCCAGGACGACCTATTTCTTAGGACGAGTGACGATCTTTACCACCGGCCAATCGAAGATTTCACATTGGCGAAAGGCCCTCTTCGCTTTCATGTCTCGAAGCGCCGGAACACCAGCAGCATATTTCAATTTACCCCCAGACCGCGTAGTAGAACTTGGTGCCCAAATCCAGCTTTAA
- a CDS encoding glycosyltransferase: protein MKLMTIAEKFFKGRSGKLPVICIFGHNHFELVTPIGEDYEETRLDCRCYSSDSNLEQVLIQDRPQVIITIGNLSSFSNLTKAPFEIRKRWLHYDTLPDLTQLGIDAYNSYLTNMFNDRRADDNPLVTVFTAAYKTQEKISRPFDSLKEQTYTNWEWIIVDDSDDAGKTFKMVSTLAKKDHRIQAFKPWEHSGIIGKVKNWACSLGKGHILVELDHDDELTDYALDYVVKGFKQFPEAGFLYTDCAEILEDGTNFTYRDGWAFGYGSYTDVEYKGKLYKSGKGGNINAKTIRHIISAPNHIRAWRKSFYESIGGHNKELHVADDYEIMVRTFLKTRMVWVPKLCYLQYISNTAQQVRNKDIHRHVRSIRVHYDRMIHDRFLELGCEDFIWDEKNGWSDYNIPNPKVESHVTWIANL from the coding sequence ATGAAGCTGATGACTATTGCAGAAAAATTCTTTAAAGGCAGGAGCGGGAAGTTACCCGTAATTTGTATCTTTGGACATAATCACTTTGAATTAGTAACTCCAATAGGGGAAGACTATGAGGAGACGAGACTCGACTGCCGATGTTATTCTTCTGATTCTAACCTTGAACAAGTTCTCATTCAGGATAGGCCCCAAGTCATTATAACGATTGGTAATTTATCTTCTTTTTCTAACCTTACCAAAGCTCCTTTCGAGATCCGAAAGAGATGGCTCCATTATGATACCCTGCCAGACCTAACTCAGCTTGGTATAGATGCTTACAACTCCTATTTAACAAATATGTTTAACGACCGGCGAGCGGATGACAATCCTCTCGTTACCGTTTTTACCGCCGCTTATAAAACGCAGGAAAAAATCTCTCGGCCATTCGATTCCCTCAAAGAACAGACCTATACCAATTGGGAATGGATCATCGTGGATGACTCAGATGATGCTGGAAAAACATTTAAAATGGTAAGTACCCTTGCCAAGAAAGATCACAGGATACAGGCTTTTAAGCCATGGGAGCACTCAGGAATCATAGGTAAGGTAAAGAACTGGGCCTGTAGCCTCGGAAAGGGCCATATCCTCGTAGAACTGGACCATGATGATGAATTGACCGACTATGCTTTAGATTACGTTGTAAAGGGCTTTAAACAGTTCCCAGAGGCTGGGTTCCTGTATACGGACTGTGCTGAGATCTTGGAGGACGGTACAAATTTCACCTACAGGGATGGCTGGGCCTTTGGGTATGGTTCCTATACCGATGTTGAGTATAAGGGCAAGCTGTACAAGTCAGGGAAGGGGGGCAACATAAATGCTAAGACGATTCGCCATATTATATCAGCCCCTAACCATATACGGGCCTGGAGAAAGTCTTTTTATGAATCTATAGGGGGTCATAATAAAGAGCTTCATGTTGCCGACGACTATGAGATCATGGTCAGGACTTTTCTTAAGACCCGGATGGTATGGGTTCCTAAGCTATGCTACTTACAGTATATCAGCAACACTGCGCAGCAAGTAAGGAATAAGGATATACATCGACATGTAAGATCCATTAGGGTTCATTACGATAGGATGATTCATGACAGGTTCCTTGAATTGGGGTGTGAGGACTTCATCTGGGATGAAAAGAACGGTTGGTCTGATTATAATATTCCTAATCCAAAAGTAGAGTCTCACGTCACATGGATAGCTAATCTCTAA
- a CDS encoding twin-arginine translocase TatA/TatE family subunit — translation MFGIGSQELMVILLIVFFIFGAKRLPELGSSLGQAIRGFKKGMEGGANKL, via the coding sequence ATGTTTGGTATTGGTTCGCAAGAGCTTATGGTCATCTTATTGATTGTTTTTTTTATCTTTGGTGCAAAGCGCCTGCCGGAGTTGGGGAGTAGCTTGGGCCAGGCCATTCGGGGCTTTAAAAAAGGCATGGAAGGGGGAGCCAATAAATTATAG